A stretch of Pseudoclavibacter chungangensis DNA encodes these proteins:
- a CDS encoding monovalent cation/H+ antiporter complex subunit F → MSEYWTVIAWIVGLAFAIGAALALVRMITGPTIVDRMVASDTLLTVVICVLGAEMVVNGDTTLLPLMLALAMTAFIASVTVARYVSRQGGRATPEVAPSGDQVSGVCEPVDTIGALERAEESVVDDADTNTTDGGGR, encoded by the coding sequence ATGAGCGAGTACTGGACCGTCATCGCATGGATCGTCGGACTCGCCTTCGCGATCGGCGCGGCACTCGCGCTCGTCCGCATGATCACGGGCCCCACGATCGTCGACCGCATGGTCGCCTCCGACACGCTGCTCACGGTCGTCATCTGCGTGCTCGGCGCCGAGATGGTCGTGAACGGCGACACGACGCTGTTGCCGCTCATGCTCGCCCTCGCGATGACGGCGTTCATCGCCTCGGTCACCGTCGCACGCTACGTCTCGCGGCAGGGCGGCCGGGCGACGCCCGAGGTCGCGCCCTCCGGCGACCAGGTCTCGGGCGTCTGCGAGCCGGTCGACACGATCGGCGCGCTCGAACGCGCCGAGGAGTCGGTCGTCGACGACGCGGACACGAACACGACGGACGGGGGCGGACGATGA